DNA sequence from the Cystobacter ferrugineus genome:
CACGGTGAGCAGGATGATGGCCACGCCCCAGTTGCCCGTGAGGTTGTGGAAGAACTTCATGATGCTCACGAGCAGCTTGGCGATGACGGCCCAGATGCCGTAGTCGATCGTCTCGCCGAGCGGCGGGGCATAGGCGCTCGCGGGGAGGCTCGCCGCCGTGCGCAGCTCGGGGCCGGGCACCACGGCGAGAAAGTCCGGATCCTTGGGGCCCAGGTAGCCGCCGAAGCGGAACGTCACCGTCTGGCCAGGAGCGGCGGTGAGGGGGAAGGCGGCCACGACGGAGCGCGCCTCGGGGGTGGCCACCAGCTCGCAGCGGCCCTGCAGCGCGCCCTCCAGCGGGTAGAGCGCGGAGAGGAAGTACTGCTGATCGATGCCGAAGTAGTGCACGGGGCCGCGCAGCGTCTCCGGCTCCGGCTGCTTGTCCTCGGCCGCGAGCTTGTGCTTCTCCTCGCCCACGTGGCACGAGGCATGGCTCAGGTTGCCCATGCCGCCGAAGAAGGACGGGGCGTGCTCGTTGGCCGGATCGATGGCGCGGCCGTAGTGCACCTTGAACTCACCGGTGAGCGGCTGGGCCGAGGTGTTCTTCACCTGCACGGTGTAGACGAGCTCGAAGCCCTGCTGGGGCCACTGCAGGCTCTTGGTCACCTCCCACGGCCCCTGGCGCGCGGTGAAGGTGGCGCCGCGCTCGGCCGCCACCGACTCGTCGACCGCGTAGCGGGCGTTGGCCGGCAGGGGAGTGGGGCCATCGATGGAGACGGCGAGCGGCAGGGGCTGGCCGGGCACCGGCTGCGCCAGGTTCATCTGCGGTGGCGGCGGCACCTCGCCGCCGAAGAGCAGCTTGTAGCCCTCGGTGACGCCCAGGTGCTGCTGCTCGCGCATCTTCGCGCCCTGGAGCACCGCCGCGGTCAGGCCGGCGCCCTCGGTGGACAACGAGTACTTCGTCTCGATGCGGTGCAGCTCCACCGCGCGCACGGGCGGGGGCGGGGCCTCGGCCACGGCGCCAGCGCCCTCGAGGGGGGAGCCCGGGGAGGGCGGGGTGCCGGGAGCCGGGGGCGTCACGGCCGGGGTGCCCGCGTCGGAGACGTCCGCCACCTGAGCACCCGCGTCCGCGGAGCCCGCCTCGGGCCCCTTGGGCGCGAAGAAGGTGGTGAAGGCGTAGGTAAGCACCATCGCGAGCGCGAGCGCCACCAGCAGTCGCCGCTGGGAGTCGGCGGAGTTGGGCGAGAGCGGATCCAGGTCGTTCATAGGCAGGGAGCGTTCAGGGCACCGGGTCGAAGCCGCCCGGATGGAAGGGCTGGCAGCGCAAGAGGCGCCAGGTGATGAGGCGGAGGCCGCGGAGGGCGCCATGCTTCTGCAGCGCCTCCAGGGCATACATGGAGCAGGAAGGGTGGAAGCGGCAGGCCGGGGGCAGCCAGCGGGAAATCCACCGCCGGTAGAAGCGGATGGGCAGCGCGAGGAGGAAAGCGAGCGGGCTCATCGAGGAGGAGACTCCCGGGGCACGGACGGGAAGAGCCGCTGCAGCTTGCGGGTGATGCCGTCGAACGCGCGTGACACGACGGGGAAGGGGGCATCCTTGGCGGACTGGCGCACGACCAGGACAACGTCCACACCCGGGGGCCATTGCCCGTGGCGCTTGCGGAAACACTCGCGCAGCAGCCGCCGCAAGCGGGCACGCTCCACCGCATTGCCCACCTTGCTGGAGATGGTGAGGCCCACGCGGCAATGGGGCCGACCATTGGGCCTCACGAGCCCCAGGAGACACTCCACGGGCACTTTCTGCCCCTTCTCCTGGACCTCGAGGAACTCGCGCCGCTTGAGCAGGCGGAGGGCCTTGGGAAAGCGCTCGTCGCGAGATGGCGCCTGGCCCTCGGCCTTCACGCGAGCGTCCCGACTACTTCTTGTAAGCGGACACCACCAGGCGCTTGCGGCCCTTGGCGCGACGGCGGCTGAGCACGTCCTGGCCCGCGCGGGTGGAGTTACGCTTGCGGAACCCGTGGGTACGGTTGCGCTTGATCTTCGACGGCTGGTAGGTGCGCTTGGACACGGCTGAACTCCTGGGACGCTGTGGCGCACACCCCGGAGGCGCACGCCTGATCCAATGAGACAGAGGAAGGCGGCGCTCGTAACCCGATCTCCCACCCAAGTCAACGTCGGATCACCGCTCCCCCGCCCCCCAGGGTCGCCCGCTACCCCCCTGGTGAACCCCCACCCCGGGTGAAGCGAGGCGCCCGCCGGGCCGGGAACGTTCGCCACGCGGCGGGGGAAGGGCCGGTTGCGATCAGAAGGGGTGGGCTAAAGGCGCGAAACCGTTGGGTTTGGGGCCGCGAACTTGATCGCCCGGGGGTGCGTGTTAGCACCCGGGACTCCCACCCGGCGCTCCGCCGGTGGCCTGGAGCCCTTTCGTGAACGCGCTCGCCCGTCCCCTGCCCGCCAGCTCAAGTGCCGAGATCCTCTGGGAGAGGATGTTGGACTGTCTCCGCCAGGACAAGCTCGAGTACGCGCTCGGGTGGATTGGGCGGATGCGGCCCCTGGAGGTGCGCGAGGACACCCTGGTGATGGGCGTGCCGGACCGCTTCTACCGCGACTGGCTGGACGACCACTACCGCCCGCTGCTCGAGTCCACGCTCGCGCGGGTGGCGGACCGTCCGATGGAGCTCGCCTATGAGGTGGTGCCGGGCCTGGCCCCGGCGCCCAATCTCCAGCCCCCGCCCTCCGCCCACAAGCCCGAGGGCGCCCGGCCCCCGCGCATGAACGCGCGCTTCACCTTCCAGACCTTCGTGGTGGCCGACAGCAACCAGCTCGCGGCGGCGGCCGCCGCGGCGGTGAGCGACAGCCCGGGGCGCGCCTACAACCCGCTCTACATCTATGGAGGCACGGGCCTGGGCAAGACGCACCTCCTGCACGCCATCGGCAACAAAATCTGGGAGCGCGACCCGAGCCAGCGCGTGGTGTACCTGTCGAGCGAGCAGTTCACCAACGAGTTCATCGAGAGCGTGCGCGAGCAGCGCATGCCGGAGTTCCGGCGCAAGTTCCGCGACGAGTGCGACGTGCTGCTCATCGACGACGTGCAGTTCCTCGGGAGGAAGGAGGAGACGCAGCGCGAGTTCTTCCACACCTTCAACACGCTGCACGAGCTGGGCAAGGCCATCATCCTCACCAGCGACATGGTGCCCGCGGAGGTGCCGGGGCTCGAGGAGCGGCTGCGCAGCCGCTTCAGCATGGGGCTCATCACGGACATCCAGGAGCCCACGTTCGAGACGCGCGTGGCCATCCTCCAGAAGAAGGCGGTGCTCGAGGGCCTGGACCTGCCGGACGAGGTGGCGCACTACATCGCCCGGGCCATCCAGAAGAACGTGCGCGAGCTGGAGGGAGCGCTGGTGAAGGTGAGCGCCATCCACTCGCTCAGCCGCCAGCCGGTGACGGTGGACTTCGCGGCGCACGTGCTCAAGGACGTGCTGCCCACGCGCCAGGTGGTGGACGTGGAGACCATCCAGAAGGAGGTGGCGCGCTACTACAAGGTCCCCGCCGAGGCCCTCAAGGAGGACCGGCGCCACAAGGCGCTCGCGCACGCGCGCCAGGTGGCCATGTACCTGAGCCGCAAGCTGACCAAGGCCTCGTTCCCGGAG
Encoded proteins:
- the yidC gene encoding membrane protein insertase YidC, giving the protein MNDLDPLSPNSADSQRRLLVALALAMVLTYAFTTFFAPKGPEAGSADAGAQVADVSDAGTPAVTPPAPGTPPSPGSPLEGAGAVAEAPPPPVRAVELHRIETKYSLSTEGAGLTAAVLQGAKMREQQHLGVTEGYKLLFGGEVPPPPQMNLAQPVPGQPLPLAVSIDGPTPLPANARYAVDESVAAERGATFTARQGPWEVTKSLQWPQQGFELVYTVQVKNTSAQPLTGEFKVHYGRAIDPANEHAPSFFGGMGNLSHASCHVGEEKHKLAAEDKQPEPETLRGPVHYFGIDQQYFLSALYPLEGALQGRCELVATPEARSVVAAFPLTAAPGQTVTFRFGGYLGPKDPDFLAVVPGPELRTAASLPASAYAPPLGETIDYGIWAVIAKLLVSIMKFFHNLTGNWGVAIILLTVLVKTLLLPLTHKSMVSMEAMKKLQPRVEELRKKYAEDRERQNMEMMKLYQEAKVSPLGGCLPMLIQMPVWIALFTALRNSYDIYQEPFFGPVWRDLTYKDPTYLLPIALGVSMIITQKLQPQMGDPAQARLMTWFLPIIFTATLFNYPAGLALYIFTNNILSIAQQYGLRKWLERGQGATAGGKSK
- the yidD gene encoding membrane protein insertion efficiency factor YidD; the protein is MSPLAFLLALPIRFYRRWISRWLPPACRFHPSCSMYALEALQKHGALRGLRLITWRLLRCQPFHPGGFDPVP
- the rnpA gene encoding ribonuclease P protein component, translated to MKAEGQAPSRDERFPKALRLLKRREFLEVQEKGQKVPVECLLGLVRPNGRPHCRVGLTISSKVGNAVERARLRRLLRECFRKRHGQWPPGVDVVLVVRQSAKDAPFPVVSRAFDGITRKLQRLFPSVPRESPPR
- the rpmH gene encoding 50S ribosomal protein L34, which codes for MSKRTYQPSKIKRNRTHGFRKRNSTRAGQDVLSRRRAKGRKRLVVSAYKK
- the dnaA gene encoding chromosomal replication initiator protein DnaA, whose product is MNALARPLPASSSAEILWERMLDCLRQDKLEYALGWIGRMRPLEVREDTLVMGVPDRFYRDWLDDHYRPLLESTLARVADRPMELAYEVVPGLAPAPNLQPPPSAHKPEGARPPRMNARFTFQTFVVADSNQLAAAAAAAVSDSPGRAYNPLYIYGGTGLGKTHLLHAIGNKIWERDPSQRVVYLSSEQFTNEFIESVREQRMPEFRRKFRDECDVLLIDDVQFLGRKEETQREFFHTFNTLHELGKAIILTSDMVPAEVPGLEERLRSRFSMGLITDIQEPTFETRVAILQKKAVLEGLDLPDEVAHYIARAIQKNVRELEGALVKVSAIHSLSRQPVTVDFAAHVLKDVLPTRQVVDVETIQKEVARYYKVPAEALKEDRRHKALAHARQVAMYLSRKLTKASFPEIGARFSKDHSTVISAVRKVEKLRESDAGMKRELDELEAKLTGE